The following are encoded in a window of Bacillus sp. SORGH_AS_0510 genomic DNA:
- a CDS encoding CBS domain-containing protein encodes MNKKQGPLLSERFEVAFNQVHEALKDIVQIKDDRFVVLVKVGAKKYQMIDTYKKDLEQYARLRNAIVHEKMEVGFYIAEPNAKVVSHIEKIANVFSRPNYALSIATKNVVYFNYQDSILKVTAAIKKYGYSKFPIYKNKICIGLLTAGSIVKWMAQNMESNLVNLSDIHVSDIMKYEKEQPIEIVSKDINIFDVENIFEKAHKKKRKLEGVIITENGEADEAPLGIVTAWDLIEIDYTVE; translated from the coding sequence ATGAATAAGAAACAGGGTCCGTTACTATCGGAACGTTTTGAGGTAGCGTTTAATCAAGTACATGAGGCACTAAAAGATATTGTACAAATAAAAGATGATAGATTCGTAGTTTTAGTCAAAGTTGGCGCTAAAAAATATCAAATGATTGATACCTATAAAAAAGATTTAGAACAATATGCTAGACTTCGAAACGCCATTGTTCATGAAAAAATGGAGGTTGGCTTTTATATTGCAGAGCCAAATGCAAAGGTGGTTTCTCATATCGAAAAAATCGCCAACGTATTTAGCCGTCCTAATTACGCGCTGTCTATAGCAACGAAAAATGTTGTCTACTTTAATTATCAGGATAGCATTTTAAAAGTAACTGCAGCCATCAAAAAATATGGTTATTCAAAATTTCCAATTTATAAGAACAAGATATGCATTGGTCTCCTAACTGCAGGATCTATTGTAAAATGGATGGCTCAAAATATGGAAAGTAATCTGGTGAATTTATCCGATATTCATGTTTCCGACATAATGAAATATGAAAAAGAACAACCTATTGAAATCGTTTCTAAAGATATAAACATCTTTGATGTAGAGAATATTTTCGAAAAAGCCCATAAAAAGAAGCGGAAGCTTGAAGGTGTCATTATAACAGAGAATGGTGAAGCAGACGAGGCACCTCTAGGAATCGTCACCGCCTGGGACCTTATTGAAATAGATTATACAGTTGAATAA